The following proteins are co-located in the Paralichthys olivaceus isolate ysfri-2021 chromosome 10, ASM2471397v2, whole genome shotgun sequence genome:
- the LOC109631436 gene encoding muscleblind-like protein 2a isoform X2 — protein MALNLSSVRDTKWLTLEVCRQFQRGNCSRRDEECKFAHPPKSCQVENGRVIACFDSLKGRCSRENCKYLHPPSHLKTQLEINGRNNLIQQKTAAAVLAQQMQLVIPGPSLQPVGLGTNPGLGYGSYMTPLSHGMNLVPSDILPSPSVLVPGSQSMTVHSSSSSSSSSPSQKLQRSDKLEVCREFQRGNCARGETDCRFAHPSDSPMIDTTDNTVTVCMDYIKSRCSREKCKYFHPPAHLQAKIKSSQQQVSQSAVAAQAAAAAVAFPHSVLQSLPKRPALEKSGWASSLLSPSFLHYHQALANAQLQQPTTAFYPTGSVFCMAPANSIERVTNIAMVTIMLHLPFHCFHGSLPEKVPMMYSATPATVSAATTPATSVPYAATATANQIILK, from the exons ATGGCGTTGAACCTCTCTTCAGTAAGAGACACAAAATGGCTAACTCTGGAGGTGTGTCGGCAGTTTCAGCGGGGAAACTGTTCTCGTAGGGATGAGGAATGCAAATTCGCTCACCCGCCGAAGAGCTGCCAAGTTGAAAATGGTCGCGTTATCGCCTGCTTTGATTCTCTGAAG GGCCGATGCTCAAGAGAAAACTGCAAGTACCTTCATCCACCTTCGCACTTAAAAACCCAGTTAGAGATAAATGGGCGCAACAATCTAATCCAGCAGAAGACGGCCGCAGCTGTACTCGCCCAACAGATGCAGCTTGTGATCCCTGGACCAAGTCTGCAGCCTGTG GGACTTGGCACAAATCCCGGTCTTGGTTATGGTTCATACATGACACCATTAAGCCATGGAATGAATCTGGTTCCCTCAGACATCCTCCCCAGCCCCTCAGTTCTTGTTCCTGGGAGTCAATCTATGACAGTCCacagttcttcttcttcctcctcttcttctccctcacaGAAGCTGCAGCGTTCAGACAAACTAGAG GTCTGTCGTGAGTTTCAGAGGGGAAACTGTGCGAGAGGGGAGACAGATTGCCGTTTTGCTCACCCCAGTGACAGTCCCATGATTGACACCACTGACAACACTGTCACTGTTTGCATGGACTATATCAAGAGCCGCTGCTCCCGGGAGAAGTGCAAGTATTTTCACCCGCCTGCACACTTGCAGGCTAAAATCAAGTCCAGTCAACAAcaagtcagtcagtcagccgTCGCAGCCCAGGCCGCAGCTGCAGCCGTG GCCTTTCCCCACAGTGTCCTGCAATCCCTACCAAAGAGACCAGCCCTAGAGAAGAGCGGCTGGGCCAGCTCTCTCCTTAGCCCCAGTTTTTTGCACTACCATCAGGCTCTGGCCAATgcgcagctgcagcagcctaCGACAGCATTTTACCCCACAG GGTCTGTCTTTTGCATGGCTCCAGCTAACAGCATTG AGAGAGTGACAAACATTGCTATGGTTACCATAATGCTCCACCTCCCTTTTCATTGCTTTCATGGTTCCCTTCCTGAAAAAGTCCCCATGATGTACAGTGCTACGCCTGCTACTGTCTCTGCAGCAACTACTCCCGCCACAAGTGTCCCCTAcgcagcaacagcaacagccaATCAG ATCATCCTCAAGTAA
- the LOC109631436 gene encoding muscleblind-like protein 2a isoform X4 has translation MALNLSSVRDTKWLTLEVCRQFQRGNCSRRDEECKFAHPPKSCQVENGRVIACFDSLKGRCSRENCKYLHPPSHLKTQLEINGRNNLIQQKTAAAVLAQQMQLVIPGPSLQPVGLGTNPGLGYGSYMTPLSHGMNLVPSDILPSPSVLVPGSQSMTVHSSSSSSSSSPSQKLQRSDKLEVCREFQRGNCARGETDCRFAHPSDSPMIDTTDNTVTVCMDYIKSRCSREKCKYFHPPAHLQAKIKSSQQQVSQSAVAAQAAAAAVTQSTAKAMKRPLEATVDLAFPHSVLQSLPKRPALEKSGWASSLLSPSFLHYHQALANAQLQQPTTAFYPTGSVFCMAPANSIVPMMYSATPATVSAATTPATSVPYAATATANQIILK, from the exons ATGGCGTTGAACCTCTCTTCAGTAAGAGACACAAAATGGCTAACTCTGGAGGTGTGTCGGCAGTTTCAGCGGGGAAACTGTTCTCGTAGGGATGAGGAATGCAAATTCGCTCACCCGCCGAAGAGCTGCCAAGTTGAAAATGGTCGCGTTATCGCCTGCTTTGATTCTCTGAAG GGCCGATGCTCAAGAGAAAACTGCAAGTACCTTCATCCACCTTCGCACTTAAAAACCCAGTTAGAGATAAATGGGCGCAACAATCTAATCCAGCAGAAGACGGCCGCAGCTGTACTCGCCCAACAGATGCAGCTTGTGATCCCTGGACCAAGTCTGCAGCCTGTG GGACTTGGCACAAATCCCGGTCTTGGTTATGGTTCATACATGACACCATTAAGCCATGGAATGAATCTGGTTCCCTCAGACATCCTCCCCAGCCCCTCAGTTCTTGTTCCTGGGAGTCAATCTATGACAGTCCacagttcttcttcttcctcctcttcttctccctcacaGAAGCTGCAGCGTTCAGACAAACTAGAG GTCTGTCGTGAGTTTCAGAGGGGAAACTGTGCGAGAGGGGAGACAGATTGCCGTTTTGCTCACCCCAGTGACAGTCCCATGATTGACACCACTGACAACACTGTCACTGTTTGCATGGACTATATCAAGAGCCGCTGCTCCCGGGAGAAGTGCAAGTATTTTCACCCGCCTGCACACTTGCAGGCTAAAATCAAGTCCAGTCAACAAcaagtcagtcagtcagccgTCGCAGCCCAGGCCGCAGCTGCAGCCGTG ACTCAGTCGACTGCCAAAGCAATGAAGCGACCCCTCGAGGCAACTGTAGACCTG GCCTTTCCCCACAGTGTCCTGCAATCCCTACCAAAGAGACCAGCCCTAGAGAAGAGCGGCTGGGCCAGCTCTCTCCTTAGCCCCAGTTTTTTGCACTACCATCAGGCTCTGGCCAATgcgcagctgcagcagcctaCGACAGCATTTTACCCCACAG GGTCTGTCTTTTGCATGGCTCCAGCTAACAGCATTG TCCCCATGATGTACAGTGCTACGCCTGCTACTGTCTCTGCAGCAACTACTCCCGCCACAAGTGTCCCCTAcgcagcaacagcaacagccaATCAG ATCATCCTCAAGTAA
- the LOC109631436 gene encoding muscleblind-like protein 2a isoform X5 encodes MALNLSSVRDTKWLTLEVCRQFQRGNCSRRDEECKFAHPPKSCQVENGRVIACFDSLKGRCSRENCKYLHPPSHLKTQLEINGRNNLIQQKTAAAVLAQQMQLVIPGPSLQPVGLGTNPGLGYGSYMTPLSHGMNLVPSDILPSPSVLVPGSQSMTVHSSSSSSSSSPSQKLQRSDKLEVCREFQRGNCARGETDCRFAHPSDSPMIDTTDNTVTVCMDYIKSRCSREKCKYFHPPAHLQAKIKSSQQQVSQSAVAAQAAAAAVAFPHSVLQSLPKRPALEKSGWASSLLSPSFLHYHQALANAQLQQPTTAFYPTGSVFCMAPANSIDHPQVTTRNRSQCHIAAVKGPKQPICKYSVNATHHTQQAAC; translated from the exons ATGGCGTTGAACCTCTCTTCAGTAAGAGACACAAAATGGCTAACTCTGGAGGTGTGTCGGCAGTTTCAGCGGGGAAACTGTTCTCGTAGGGATGAGGAATGCAAATTCGCTCACCCGCCGAAGAGCTGCCAAGTTGAAAATGGTCGCGTTATCGCCTGCTTTGATTCTCTGAAG GGCCGATGCTCAAGAGAAAACTGCAAGTACCTTCATCCACCTTCGCACTTAAAAACCCAGTTAGAGATAAATGGGCGCAACAATCTAATCCAGCAGAAGACGGCCGCAGCTGTACTCGCCCAACAGATGCAGCTTGTGATCCCTGGACCAAGTCTGCAGCCTGTG GGACTTGGCACAAATCCCGGTCTTGGTTATGGTTCATACATGACACCATTAAGCCATGGAATGAATCTGGTTCCCTCAGACATCCTCCCCAGCCCCTCAGTTCTTGTTCCTGGGAGTCAATCTATGACAGTCCacagttcttcttcttcctcctcttcttctccctcacaGAAGCTGCAGCGTTCAGACAAACTAGAG GTCTGTCGTGAGTTTCAGAGGGGAAACTGTGCGAGAGGGGAGACAGATTGCCGTTTTGCTCACCCCAGTGACAGTCCCATGATTGACACCACTGACAACACTGTCACTGTTTGCATGGACTATATCAAGAGCCGCTGCTCCCGGGAGAAGTGCAAGTATTTTCACCCGCCTGCACACTTGCAGGCTAAAATCAAGTCCAGTCAACAAcaagtcagtcagtcagccgTCGCAGCCCAGGCCGCAGCTGCAGCCGTG GCCTTTCCCCACAGTGTCCTGCAATCCCTACCAAAGAGACCAGCCCTAGAGAAGAGCGGCTGGGCCAGCTCTCTCCTTAGCCCCAGTTTTTTGCACTACCATCAGGCTCTGGCCAATgcgcagctgcagcagcctaCGACAGCATTTTACCCCACAG GGTCTGTCTTTTGCATGGCTCCAGCTAACAGCATTG ATCATCCTCAAGTAACCACCAGAAACAGGAGTCAGTGCCACATTGCTGCTGTTAAAGGTCCCAAACAGCCGATCTGTAAATACTCTGTGAAcgccacacaccacacacaacaAGCTGCATGCTGA
- the LOC109631436 gene encoding muscleblind-like protein 2a isoform X3, producing the protein MALNLSSVRDTKWLTLEVCRQFQRGNCSRRDEECKFAHPPKSCQVENGRVIACFDSLKGRCSRENCKYLHPPSHLKTQLEINGRNNLIQQKTAAAVLAQQMQLVIPGPSLQPVGLGTNPGLGYGSYMTPLSHGMNLVPSDILPSPSVLVPGSQSMTVHSSSSSSSSSPSQKLQRSDKLEVCREFQRGNCARGETDCRFAHPSDSPMIDTTDNTVTVCMDYIKSRCSREKCKYFHPPAHLQAKIKSSQQQVSQSAVAAQAAAAAVTQSTAKAMKRPLEATVDLAFPHSVLQSLPKRPALEKSGWASSLLSPSFLHYHQALANAQLQQPTTAFYPTGSVFCMAPANSIDHPQVTTRNRSQCHIAAVKGPKQPICKYSVNATHHTQQAAC; encoded by the exons ATGGCGTTGAACCTCTCTTCAGTAAGAGACACAAAATGGCTAACTCTGGAGGTGTGTCGGCAGTTTCAGCGGGGAAACTGTTCTCGTAGGGATGAGGAATGCAAATTCGCTCACCCGCCGAAGAGCTGCCAAGTTGAAAATGGTCGCGTTATCGCCTGCTTTGATTCTCTGAAG GGCCGATGCTCAAGAGAAAACTGCAAGTACCTTCATCCACCTTCGCACTTAAAAACCCAGTTAGAGATAAATGGGCGCAACAATCTAATCCAGCAGAAGACGGCCGCAGCTGTACTCGCCCAACAGATGCAGCTTGTGATCCCTGGACCAAGTCTGCAGCCTGTG GGACTTGGCACAAATCCCGGTCTTGGTTATGGTTCATACATGACACCATTAAGCCATGGAATGAATCTGGTTCCCTCAGACATCCTCCCCAGCCCCTCAGTTCTTGTTCCTGGGAGTCAATCTATGACAGTCCacagttcttcttcttcctcctcttcttctccctcacaGAAGCTGCAGCGTTCAGACAAACTAGAG GTCTGTCGTGAGTTTCAGAGGGGAAACTGTGCGAGAGGGGAGACAGATTGCCGTTTTGCTCACCCCAGTGACAGTCCCATGATTGACACCACTGACAACACTGTCACTGTTTGCATGGACTATATCAAGAGCCGCTGCTCCCGGGAGAAGTGCAAGTATTTTCACCCGCCTGCACACTTGCAGGCTAAAATCAAGTCCAGTCAACAAcaagtcagtcagtcagccgTCGCAGCCCAGGCCGCAGCTGCAGCCGTG ACTCAGTCGACTGCCAAAGCAATGAAGCGACCCCTCGAGGCAACTGTAGACCTG GCCTTTCCCCACAGTGTCCTGCAATCCCTACCAAAGAGACCAGCCCTAGAGAAGAGCGGCTGGGCCAGCTCTCTCCTTAGCCCCAGTTTTTTGCACTACCATCAGGCTCTGGCCAATgcgcagctgcagcagcctaCGACAGCATTTTACCCCACAG GGTCTGTCTTTTGCATGGCTCCAGCTAACAGCATTG ATCATCCTCAAGTAACCACCAGAAACAGGAGTCAGTGCCACATTGCTGCTGTTAAAGGTCCCAAACAGCCGATCTGTAAATACTCTGTGAAcgccacacaccacacacaacaAGCTGCATGCTGA
- the LOC109631436 gene encoding muscleblind-like protein 2a isoform X6: MALNLSSVRDTKWLTLEVCRQFQRGNCSRRDEECKFAHPPKSCQVENGRVIACFDSLKGRCSRENCKYLHPPSHLKTQLEINGRNNLIQQKTAAAVLAQQMQLVIPGPSLQPVGLGTNPGLGYGSYMTPLSHGMNLVPSDILPSPSVLVPGSQSMTVHSSSSSSSSSPSQKLQRSDKLEVCREFQRGNCARGETDCRFAHPSDSPMIDTTDNTVTVCMDYIKSRCSREKCKYFHPPAHLQAKIKSSQQQVSQSAVAAQAAAAAVTQSTAKAMKRPLEATVDLAFPHSVLQSLPKRPALEKSGWASSLLSPSFLHYHQALANAQLQQPTTAFYPTGSVFCMAPANSIATTPATSVPYAATATANQIILK, encoded by the exons ATGGCGTTGAACCTCTCTTCAGTAAGAGACACAAAATGGCTAACTCTGGAGGTGTGTCGGCAGTTTCAGCGGGGAAACTGTTCTCGTAGGGATGAGGAATGCAAATTCGCTCACCCGCCGAAGAGCTGCCAAGTTGAAAATGGTCGCGTTATCGCCTGCTTTGATTCTCTGAAG GGCCGATGCTCAAGAGAAAACTGCAAGTACCTTCATCCACCTTCGCACTTAAAAACCCAGTTAGAGATAAATGGGCGCAACAATCTAATCCAGCAGAAGACGGCCGCAGCTGTACTCGCCCAACAGATGCAGCTTGTGATCCCTGGACCAAGTCTGCAGCCTGTG GGACTTGGCACAAATCCCGGTCTTGGTTATGGTTCATACATGACACCATTAAGCCATGGAATGAATCTGGTTCCCTCAGACATCCTCCCCAGCCCCTCAGTTCTTGTTCCTGGGAGTCAATCTATGACAGTCCacagttcttcttcttcctcctcttcttctccctcacaGAAGCTGCAGCGTTCAGACAAACTAGAG GTCTGTCGTGAGTTTCAGAGGGGAAACTGTGCGAGAGGGGAGACAGATTGCCGTTTTGCTCACCCCAGTGACAGTCCCATGATTGACACCACTGACAACACTGTCACTGTTTGCATGGACTATATCAAGAGCCGCTGCTCCCGGGAGAAGTGCAAGTATTTTCACCCGCCTGCACACTTGCAGGCTAAAATCAAGTCCAGTCAACAAcaagtcagtcagtcagccgTCGCAGCCCAGGCCGCAGCTGCAGCCGTG ACTCAGTCGACTGCCAAAGCAATGAAGCGACCCCTCGAGGCAACTGTAGACCTG GCCTTTCCCCACAGTGTCCTGCAATCCCTACCAAAGAGACCAGCCCTAGAGAAGAGCGGCTGGGCCAGCTCTCTCCTTAGCCCCAGTTTTTTGCACTACCATCAGGCTCTGGCCAATgcgcagctgcagcagcctaCGACAGCATTTTACCCCACAG GGTCTGTCTTTTGCATGGCTCCAGCTAACAGCATTG CAACTACTCCCGCCACAAGTGTCCCCTAcgcagcaacagcaacagccaATCAG ATCATCCTCAAGTAA
- the LOC109631461 gene encoding ras-related protein Rap-2a, protein MREYKVVVLGSGGVGKSALTVQFVTGTFIEKYDPTIEDFYRKEIEVDSSPSVLEILDTAGTEQFASMRDLYIKNGQGFILVYSLVNQQSFQDIKPMRDQIIRVKRYEKVPVILVGNKVDLESEREVSSSEGQALAEEWGCPFMETSAKSKTMVDELFAEIVRQMDYAAQPDKDDPCCSSCNIQ, encoded by the exons ATGCGCGAGTACAAAGTGGTGGTCCTGGGCAGCGGCGGGGTCGGGAAGTCCGCCCTCACCGTGCAGTTCGTCACCGGGACGTTCATCGAGAAGTACGACCCGACCATAGAGGATTTCTACCGCAAGGAGATCGAGGTGGACTCCTCGCCGTCTGTGCTGGAGATCCTGGACACCGCCGGCACCGAGCAGTTCGCCTCCATGCGGGACCTCTACATCAAAAACGGCCAGGGGTTCATACTGGTCTACAGCCTTGTCAACCAGCAGAGCTTCCAGGACATAAAGCCGATGAGGGATCAGATCATAAGAGTGAAAAG GTACGAGAAGGTTCCCGTCATCCTGGTGGGGAACAAGGTGGACCtggagagcgagagggaggtATCGTCCAGCGAGGGCCAGGCGCTGGCCGAGGAGTGGGGCTGCCCGTTCATGGAGACGTCGGCCAAGAGCAAAACCATGGTAGACGAACTGTTCGCTGAGATTGTTCGGCAGATGGACTACGCCGCCCAGCCGGACAAGGACGacccctgctgctcctcttgcAATATACAATAA
- the LOC109631436 gene encoding muscleblind-like protein 2a isoform X1, translating into MALNLSSVRDTKWLTLEVCRQFQRGNCSRRDEECKFAHPPKSCQVENGRVIACFDSLKGRCSRENCKYLHPPSHLKTQLEINGRNNLIQQKTAAAVLAQQMQLVIPGPSLQPVGLGTNPGLGYGSYMTPLSHGMNLVPSDILPSPSVLVPGSQSMTVHSSSSSSSSSPSQKLQRSDKLEVCREFQRGNCARGETDCRFAHPSDSPMIDTTDNTVTVCMDYIKSRCSREKCKYFHPPAHLQAKIKSSQQQVSQSAVAAQAAAAAVTQSTAKAMKRPLEATVDLAFPHSVLQSLPKRPALEKSGWASSLLSPSFLHYHQALANAQLQQPTTAFYPTGSVFCMAPANSIERVTNIAMVTIMLHLPFHCFHGSLPEKVPMMYSATPATVSAATTPATSVPYAATATANQIILK; encoded by the exons ATGGCGTTGAACCTCTCTTCAGTAAGAGACACAAAATGGCTAACTCTGGAGGTGTGTCGGCAGTTTCAGCGGGGAAACTGTTCTCGTAGGGATGAGGAATGCAAATTCGCTCACCCGCCGAAGAGCTGCCAAGTTGAAAATGGTCGCGTTATCGCCTGCTTTGATTCTCTGAAG GGCCGATGCTCAAGAGAAAACTGCAAGTACCTTCATCCACCTTCGCACTTAAAAACCCAGTTAGAGATAAATGGGCGCAACAATCTAATCCAGCAGAAGACGGCCGCAGCTGTACTCGCCCAACAGATGCAGCTTGTGATCCCTGGACCAAGTCTGCAGCCTGTG GGACTTGGCACAAATCCCGGTCTTGGTTATGGTTCATACATGACACCATTAAGCCATGGAATGAATCTGGTTCCCTCAGACATCCTCCCCAGCCCCTCAGTTCTTGTTCCTGGGAGTCAATCTATGACAGTCCacagttcttcttcttcctcctcttcttctccctcacaGAAGCTGCAGCGTTCAGACAAACTAGAG GTCTGTCGTGAGTTTCAGAGGGGAAACTGTGCGAGAGGGGAGACAGATTGCCGTTTTGCTCACCCCAGTGACAGTCCCATGATTGACACCACTGACAACACTGTCACTGTTTGCATGGACTATATCAAGAGCCGCTGCTCCCGGGAGAAGTGCAAGTATTTTCACCCGCCTGCACACTTGCAGGCTAAAATCAAGTCCAGTCAACAAcaagtcagtcagtcagccgTCGCAGCCCAGGCCGCAGCTGCAGCCGTG ACTCAGTCGACTGCCAAAGCAATGAAGCGACCCCTCGAGGCAACTGTAGACCTG GCCTTTCCCCACAGTGTCCTGCAATCCCTACCAAAGAGACCAGCCCTAGAGAAGAGCGGCTGGGCCAGCTCTCTCCTTAGCCCCAGTTTTTTGCACTACCATCAGGCTCTGGCCAATgcgcagctgcagcagcctaCGACAGCATTTTACCCCACAG GGTCTGTCTTTTGCATGGCTCCAGCTAACAGCATTG AGAGAGTGACAAACATTGCTATGGTTACCATAATGCTCCACCTCCCTTTTCATTGCTTTCATGGTTCCCTTCCTGAAAAAGTCCCCATGATGTACAGTGCTACGCCTGCTACTGTCTCTGCAGCAACTACTCCCGCCACAAGTGTCCCCTAcgcagcaacagcaacagccaATCAG ATCATCCTCAAGTAA
- the LOC109631436 gene encoding muscleblind-like protein 2a isoform X7: MALNLSSVRDTKWLTLEVCRQFQRGNCSRRDEECKFAHPPKSCQVENGRVIACFDSLKGRCSRENCKYLHPPSHLKTQLEINGRNNLIQQKTAAAVLAQQMQLVIPGPSLQPVGLGTNPGLGYGSYMTPLSHGMNLVPSDILPSPSVLVPGSQSMTVHSSSSSSSSSPSQKLQRSDKLEVCREFQRGNCARGETDCRFAHPSDSPMIDTTDNTVTVCMDYIKSRCSREKCKYFHPPAHLQAKIKSSQQQVSQSAVAAQAAAAAVAFPHSVLQSLPKRPALEKSGWASSLLSPSFLHYHQALANAQLQQPTTAFYPTGSVFCMAPANSIVPMMYSATPATVSAATTPATSVPYAATATANQIILK, encoded by the exons ATGGCGTTGAACCTCTCTTCAGTAAGAGACACAAAATGGCTAACTCTGGAGGTGTGTCGGCAGTTTCAGCGGGGAAACTGTTCTCGTAGGGATGAGGAATGCAAATTCGCTCACCCGCCGAAGAGCTGCCAAGTTGAAAATGGTCGCGTTATCGCCTGCTTTGATTCTCTGAAG GGCCGATGCTCAAGAGAAAACTGCAAGTACCTTCATCCACCTTCGCACTTAAAAACCCAGTTAGAGATAAATGGGCGCAACAATCTAATCCAGCAGAAGACGGCCGCAGCTGTACTCGCCCAACAGATGCAGCTTGTGATCCCTGGACCAAGTCTGCAGCCTGTG GGACTTGGCACAAATCCCGGTCTTGGTTATGGTTCATACATGACACCATTAAGCCATGGAATGAATCTGGTTCCCTCAGACATCCTCCCCAGCCCCTCAGTTCTTGTTCCTGGGAGTCAATCTATGACAGTCCacagttcttcttcttcctcctcttcttctccctcacaGAAGCTGCAGCGTTCAGACAAACTAGAG GTCTGTCGTGAGTTTCAGAGGGGAAACTGTGCGAGAGGGGAGACAGATTGCCGTTTTGCTCACCCCAGTGACAGTCCCATGATTGACACCACTGACAACACTGTCACTGTTTGCATGGACTATATCAAGAGCCGCTGCTCCCGGGAGAAGTGCAAGTATTTTCACCCGCCTGCACACTTGCAGGCTAAAATCAAGTCCAGTCAACAAcaagtcagtcagtcagccgTCGCAGCCCAGGCCGCAGCTGCAGCCGTG GCCTTTCCCCACAGTGTCCTGCAATCCCTACCAAAGAGACCAGCCCTAGAGAAGAGCGGCTGGGCCAGCTCTCTCCTTAGCCCCAGTTTTTTGCACTACCATCAGGCTCTGGCCAATgcgcagctgcagcagcctaCGACAGCATTTTACCCCACAG GGTCTGTCTTTTGCATGGCTCCAGCTAACAGCATTG TCCCCATGATGTACAGTGCTACGCCTGCTACTGTCTCTGCAGCAACTACTCCCGCCACAAGTGTCCCCTAcgcagcaacagcaacagccaATCAG ATCATCCTCAAGTAA